In Primulina eburnea isolate SZY01 chromosome 3, ASM2296580v1, whole genome shotgun sequence, one DNA window encodes the following:
- the LOC140828695 gene encoding uncharacterized protein translates to MQFRVDWVYAFLDSVRYSRLECDVSVCASQTSADHLWKPPSSNLFRLDVDAGFDTTRNKFSVGAIIRDSRGVIRGAHALIICNPGSVLAAEVLAIRCGIDLCLQVGVSSVCIFSDSKEAVRLVLKPDLDIGPCGALALEVNSMVLVNHFVSIKHMHCSANSVAHSLAHRAFNSSSDLLWQDENIPSWLYSIVTRDLPI, encoded by the coding sequence ATGCAGTTTAGAGTAGATTGGGTTTATGCATTTCTAGATTCGGTTCGCTATTCCAGATTAGAGTGTGATGTCTCAGTATGTGCCTCACAAACCTCAGCAGATCATTTATGGAAACCGCCTAGCTCTAATTTATTTCGGCTAGATGTTGATGCGGGGTTCGATACCACGCGTAATAAGTTTAGTGTGGGAGCGATAATTAGAGATTCACGGGGAGTAATTAGAGGTGCACATGCTCTTATCATCTGTAATCCTGGTAGTGTCCTTGCAGCTGAAGTCCTGGCTATTCGTTGTGGTATAGATCTTTGTCTACAGgtgggtgtttcttctgtttgTATTTTCTCGGATTCCAAGGAAGCGGTTCGTTTAGTACTCAAACCAGATTTGGACATTGGTCCTTGTGGTGCATTGGCTCTTGAAGTTAATTCTATGGTCCTAGTGAATCATTTTGTATCGATCAAGCATATGCATTGTTCCGCCAATTCCGTGGCACACTCTCTTGCTCATAGAGCATTCAATAGCTCATCTGATTTACTTTGGCAAGATGAAAATATTCCATCTTGGCTTTATAGTATTGTAACTCGGGATCTACCGATTTGA